The Prevotella herbatica genome contains the following window.
GCTTGTGGGGCATAGAGGTTAAAAGTGACGGTCTCGTCAGCGTTTTTGACTGGTGATTGGATATTGATACCATTGAAAAGTTTCTCTTGCGCCATGCTGCTTGCCCCTATCATCAGGGCAAGTGCGGCTGTGAATATTAGTTTTTTGTTCATTGCTTATAGATTCTTGTAATAGTTATTCTTCTTTTATACTTCATAATTATGGATTAGCGATGCAGCAGATTAAGAGGTTCTTGAGGGGCAAGTACATTATGGACCGAGGTCTCTTGTGCTTTCACGGAAGTTGAAAGGGTAGCTCTTATGTCACGTGATGAATTACCGATGAGCAGCTGATATATTCCTGCATCTATTTTCCATGCTGATGCTGCTTCATTAAATGAAGCTAAATCAGACGTTTTGACTGTGAGTGTAACAACTTCTGTTTCACCGGGTTTCAAGGCCTTTGTCTTGGCAAAAGCCTTTAGCTCTTTAGTTGGTTTATTGAATTTTTTACTGTTGGGAGCAGCTTCATAGAGCTCGACAACCTCTTTTCCTGTTGTCTTTCCGATATTCTTTACATTTACAGTAACGGTAATTATATCACCATTATTGTTTACTTTAGCATTAGAATAGTAGAACTGTGTGTAGCTGAGTCCATAGCCAAAAGGATAAGAAACCTGCTTGTTAAAACTGTCAAAATAGCGATAACCCACGTAAATATCTTCCTCATAGTTGGTGTAGTCTACGTTTTTTTCGTTGTTTCCAGCCTTACCTTGGTTAGTCATATTCAGGTCGGGCATCTTGTCAATAGGAAAGTTTTTTGAGGAATAAGCGTCAGCAAAGTTGATAGGCCAAGTCATTGTGAGCTTTCCAGAAGGTGATGTTTTACCGCTTATTACGTCAGCAACGGAGTTGCCTCCTTCCTGTCCAGCCTGCCAAGCACAAAGAATTGCATCGGGCATTGCTTTCCATGACGCAGTTTCAATGGCTCCACCGACATTTAACAGTACGATGACTTTTTTGCCAACCTTATGATAGGCTTTACACACATTGCTGATGAGTTGATTCTCTTCTTTGGTTAGATTGAAGTCTGCTTGCTTACGGTCGAGGAACTCACCGCTGATGCGTCCTAATGTGATTATGGCTATCTGGGCGGTCTTAGCTTGCTTATTTAGTTGCTCGGGTGTGATATTCATCTCGATAGGACGGGGCGAAGGAAGGAACATTGCAAGCATGGCAGTCTGTTTGTCTTTCTTCATAGCCTCTTCCATGTGTGCTTTCTCGGCAGCCTTACAGTCGGAAATATATTGGGTGTATGCCTTTTGTAGTTGGCTATCAACACGATAGCCGGCATTTTTCAACCCCTCTAGGAGAGACACTATATAGGCATGATTCACATTGCCGGAGCCCGTACCTCCGGCTATGAAATCGTAGCTTGTGCAGCCATATAGGGCAATCTGCGTGTTGGAAGCCTTGGTTCGAAGGGGTAACGCACCATTGTTTTTGAGCAATACCATACCTTCTGTGGCACTCTGTCTGGTTACGGCTGCGTGTGCTTTAAGATCAGGTTTGTTGCTGTAATGATAGCCCTGGTAGCGTGGTGTCTTCTCAATGAGATTCAAAATTCGTGTTATATTGCGGTCAAGATCACCCTTTTCTAATTTCCCGTTCTTCACGCTTTCAACGATAGAAGTGAACTGTTCTGCCTTTCCAGGTTGTAGCATATCGTTGCCTGCCCATACTTGGGTTGCCCCGTCCTTGCCGCCAAACCAGTCGGTCATCACGGTACCTTTGTAGCCCCATTCATCGCGAAGAATAGTGGTGAGCAAGTCTTTGCTTTCTGAAGTATATGTGCCGTTAATTTTGTTGTAAGATGACATCACTGTCCAAGGATTGGCTTCTTTGATGGCAATCTCAAAGGGTTTAAGATAGATTTCCCTGATTGCACGTTGTGAAATCCGTGCATCGGTGTTCATGCGGTTGGTTTCTTGGTTGTTGAAGGCAAAGTGTTTGATACTTGTTCCTACACCATTGCTTTGAACACCCCGTATATATGCTGCTGCTGTCTTACCAGCTACAAGTGGGTCTTCACTATAGTATTCAAAGTTACGTCCGTTTAATGGGTTGCGATGAATATTGACAGCAGGCGCCAACAGAACGTCGGTCCCATACTCTTTGGCCTCGTTTCCTATGGCTTTTCCTACTTCTTCCACCAACTGTTGGTTCCATGTTGATGCCAATAATGTACCGATTGGGAAGTGAGTGCAATAATAGGTTGCGGTGTCCCCAGCGCGATGTGCGTCGATACGGAGGCCCGCTGGGCCGTCAGCCAGCACTATAGATGGAATCCCAAGTGAATCGAGTGGGTAAGTTGTTCCGGCTGCTCCAGGTACCAACGACTTTGTGGCTCCAATGACAGCATTGTTCCCGTTCATGCCAGCCATACCCGTTCCAATGACGAAGTGGGCTTTGTCGGTCAATGAAAGTCTCTGAAGTATGGCTTTCTTATCAATTGTCTTGGCTTGCGGAATACAGACGATAGTCAGTGAAGCAGCCAGTGCAATAGAGAATATGTTTTTTGTTTTCATAGGTTTGGTTTTTTGATAGATTAGCGATGTAGTAGGTGAAGTTTCACCAAAGGCTTCATCACATTATTTACTTTGCGGATAGATGCCTTGACAGTTGCCTGACAACGGGTTTCTACATCATTTGCAGAAGAGCAAATGAGGAATTGATAAGTGCCGGCATCAGTCTTCCAGGCCGATGCTTTTTCATTGAATGAAGCAAGATCGTCGGCATTTACTTTCATTGTTATGATCTCGCTCTCATCTGGTTGAAGTAG
Protein-coding sequences here:
- a CDS encoding beta-glucosidase; this encodes MKTKNIFSIALAASLTIVCIPQAKTIDKKAILQRLSLTDKAHFVIGTGMAGMNGNNAVIGATKSLVPGAAGTTYPLDSLGIPSIVLADGPAGLRIDAHRAGDTATYYCTHFPIGTLLASTWNQQLVEEVGKAIGNEAKEYGTDVLLAPAVNIHRNPLNGRNFEYYSEDPLVAGKTAAAYIRGVQSNGVGTSIKHFAFNNQETNRMNTDARISQRAIREIYLKPFEIAIKEANPWTVMSSYNKINGTYTSESKDLLTTILRDEWGYKGTVMTDWFGGKDGATQVWAGNDMLQPGKAEQFTSIVESVKNGKLEKGDLDRNITRILNLIEKTPRYQGYHYSNKPDLKAHAAVTRQSATEGMVLLKNNGALPLRTKASNTQIALYGCTSYDFIAGGTGSGNVNHAYIVSLLEGLKNAGYRVDSQLQKAYTQYISDCKAAEKAHMEEAMKKDKQTAMLAMFLPSPRPIEMNITPEQLNKQAKTAQIAIITLGRISGEFLDRKQADFNLTKEENQLISNVCKAYHKVGKKVIVLLNVGGAIETASWKAMPDAILCAWQAGQEGGNSVADVISGKTSPSGKLTMTWPINFADAYSSKNFPIDKMPDLNMTNQGKAGNNEKNVDYTNYEEDIYVGYRYFDSFNKQVSYPFGYGLSYTQFYYSNAKVNNNGDIITVTVNVKNIGKTTGKEVVELYEAAPNSKKFNKPTKELKAFAKTKALKPGETEVVTLTVKTSDLASFNEAASAWKIDAGIYQLLIGNSSRDIRATLSTSVKAQETSVHNVLAPQEPLNLLHR